The Centroberyx gerrardi isolate f3 chromosome 12, fCenGer3.hap1.cur.20231027, whole genome shotgun sequence genome has a window encoding:
- the usf2l gene encoding upstream stimulatory factor 2 — MDMLEQSLDTASQEKQEEEVVQISEDGTGGEEQTAVTIASVQQASAFGDHNIQYQFRTEGGQVTYRVVQVTDQQLEGRDDGGGAVSVVSTAAFTGAPQAVAQAVIQNPFSNGGSPAGEAVGGETRFAYFPATAVSDGTVSVQATTDPTLTQAGGQFYVMMTPPDVIQTGTPRTIAPRTQSYPSDENEVLQHEGLNWKMDGPRTPRDERRRAQHNEVERRRRDKINNWIVTLSKIIPDCNMDSTKTGASKGGILSKACDYIRELRQSNQRLQESLKEVERIQVDNELCRQQIEELKNENALLRAQLQQHGIETVGETPPQ, encoded by the exons ATGGATATGCTTGAACAGAGTCTGGACACCGCAAG CCAAGAAAAGCAAGAAGAGGAGGTTGTTCAGATATCTGAAG AcggaacaggaggagaagagcagaCAGCTGTTACAATAGCCAGTGTTCAGCAGGCTTCAGCATTTGGTGACcataacatacagtatcagTTCCGCACTGAGGGTGGGCAG GTGACGTACCGTGTTGTCCAGGTGACGGACCAGCAGCTGGAGGGACGAGACGACGGGGGAGGAGCGGTGAGCGTCGTTTCTACGGCCGCCTTCACTGGGGCTCCTCAGGCAGTGGCTCAG gcTGTGATCCAAAACCCTTTCAGTAATGGAGGAAGCCCAGCAGGAGAGGCGGTGGGTGGGGAGACGCGCTTCGCTTACTTCCCCGCCACCGCGGTGAGCGACGGGACTGTGTCTGTGCAGGCCACCACGGAccccacactcacacaggcaggGG GTCAGTTTTACGTGATGATGACCCCCCCTGATGTCATTCAGACAGGCACACCACGAACCATAGCCCCACGCACACAGTCCTACCCTTC AGATGAAAACGAGGTGCTGCAACATGAAGGTTTAAACTG gaaaATGGATGGACCTCGAACAccaagagatgagaggaggagagcgcaGCATAATGAAG TTGAGAGGCGGCGAAGAGACAAGATCAACAACTGGATTGTCACCCTCTCCAAGATCATCCCAGACTGCAATATGGACAGCACCAAGACCGGGGCG AGCAAAGGAGGCATCCTGTCCAAGGCGTGTGACTACATCCGTGAGCTGAGGCAGAGCAACCAACGGCTGCAGGAGAGTctgaaggaggtggagaggataCAAGTAGACAACGAGCTGTGCAGACAGCAG ATCGAAGAGCTGAAGAACGAGAACGCCTTGCTCCGAGCGCAGCTCCAGCAGCATGGCATCGAGACGGTCGGAGAGACGCCAccgcagtga
- the vsig10l gene encoding V-set and immunoglobulin domain-containing protein 10-like isoform X1: protein MTWLSTILLALMLSVTFQGAHCDLQVSPPGPTLVNAQVGRNVTLAVSFSGASDPVVRWFMGNLPVVTWTIGSSTPPDIPNVHNEVLKIEPDGSLVFVNVQLDYSNNYTMEITKSGLGTASASFILKVYESIQNVTLSTQPDYATEGVDKFTLQYSTLQGEAEQWMWFFSGVEIKTNSHYSVEQKSLVINRPKRNDTGRYTLFLANPFSDVTTHKNVTVLYGPDEPILEASPAQSFYVSGDSLSLSCQAEGFPQPSAEWVFGGQTLSDSHKGVLNLTNVQPSQGGVYTCKLLNEKSGARRQRNMTVYIYEKPLGNPLCSVHSVNNNDLQYHCHWSGGAPKAQLSFPALSNSSSGAGHLSLTVTASDDLNGKTVTCIADHPLQQNKCNITARTPVEFLPSVRTTVDLEGKVVVTIQCISEASPKAVVTWSRGSEVVTNGTKYQISADTTQLRIRDYNISSFLLKNYTCTCRNPLGSQRRDTLLQGPTISDSSLFSNQDGTVITLTWEVPPTSVVTGFDIQMKGPDLLSDNHNGSQTKGGSNEYRSIQRKPGSARSADVSVLDPKSIYRFRVIPRAGMTEGEPSETHRIGPGEGLSGPAIAGIAAGIPCSLLFLLLLIGLIYFCVYYFKKKSRQTRYPVSRAVEKAVVTQPDITPHKLLTGGLKSPPDYNILHHAPSERSVALPTFVPPPPVRFATTV from the exons ATGACGTGGCTAAGTACAATTTTGCTGGCGTTGATGCTTAGCGTTACTTTTCAAG GTGCACACTGTGACCTGCAGGTTTCCCCCCCTGGCCCTACTCTGGTCAATGCCCAAGTTGGCAGAAATGTGACACTGGCTGTGTCCTTCAGTGGTGCTTCTGACCCTGTGGTTAGGTGGTTTATGGGTAATTTACCTGTGGTCACCTGGACTATTGGCTCCAGCACTCCCCCAGACATACCCAATGTCCACAATGAGGTGCTGAAGATCGAGCCAGATGGATCCCTTGTCTTTGTAAATGTGCAGCTTGACTACAGCAACAACTACACCATGGAGATAACAAAGTCTGGACTGGGCACAGCCTCTGCGAGTTTCATTCTGAAAGTATATG AATCCATCCAGAATGTGACTCTGAGCACACAGCCTGATTATGCCACGGAGGGAGTTGACAAGTTCACCCTGCAGTATAGCACGCTGCAAGGAGAGGCTGAGCAGTGGATGTGGTTCTTCAGTGGCGTGGAGATAAAGACCAACTCGCACTACTCGGTGGAGCAGAAGAGCCTTGTGATCAATCGGCCGAAACGAAACGACACCGGGCGATACACCTTGTTCCTGGCGAACCCCTTCAGCGATGTAACGACCCACAAGAATGTCACTGTGCTGT ATGGACCAGACGAGCCGATACTCGAGGCCAGTCCAGCGCAGTCCTTCTATGTGTCTGGGGATTCGCTCAGCCTCTCCTGTCAGGCAGAGGGATTCCCACAGCCGTCTGCGGAATGGGTCTTTGGTGGTCAGACGCTCTCTGATTCCCACAAAGGAGTCCTGAATCTGACCAATGTGCAGCCGAGTCAGGGGGGCGTGTACACCTGCAAGCTGCTCAATGAGAAGAGTGGAGCACGCCGCCAGAGGAACATGACTGTATACATTTATG AGAAGCCGCTGGGCAACCCGCTGTGCTCTGTGCATTCGGTGAATAACAATGACCTGCAGTACCACTGTCACTGGTCAGGGGGCGCTCCAAAGGCCCAGCTCTCCTTCCCAGCTctgagcaacagcagcagtggggCTGGGCACCTCAGCCTGACTGTGACTGCTTCAGACGACCTCAATGGGAAAACCGTCACTTGCATTGCAGACCACCCTCTCCAGCAGAATAAGTGTAATATTACGGCAC GTACTCCAGTGGAGTTCTTGCCAAGTGTCAGAACCACAGTTGACTTGGAGGGCAAAGTAGTGGTCACCATCCAGTGTATCAGTGAAGCCTCTCCTAAAGCTGTGGTCACATGGTCCAGAGGGAGCGAGGTTGTAACCAACGGGACAAAATACCAGATCAGCGCTGACACCACGCAGCTCAGGATTCGAGATTACAACATCAGCAGCTTTCTCCTCAAAAACTACACCTGTACCTGCCGCAACCCGCTGGGCAGCCAGAGAAGGGACACTCTGCTGCAAG gaccGACCATCTCAGATTCCAGTCTGTTCTCTAATCAAGATGGAACCGTCATCACGCTGACCTGGGAGGTCCCGCCTACCTCTGTCGTTACAG GTTTTGACATCCAAATGAAAGGACCAGATCTCCTCAGTGACAATCATAACGGCAGTCAAACTAAGGGCGGCTCAAATGAATATCGCTCCATTCAGCGGAAACCCGGCTCTGCTCGGAGCGCGGACGTCTCGGTCCTGGATCCCAAATCAATATACAGGTTTCGGGTCATCCCCCGAGCTGGAATGACTGAGGGAGAACCGTCCGAGACCCACAGAATTGGACCAG GTGAGGGGCTGAGCGGCCCGGCAATTGCCGGCATTGCAGCTGGAATTCCCtgcagcctcctcttcctcctcctcctcatcggcCTCATCTACTTCTGTGTCTACTACTTCAAGAAGAAAA GTCGGCAGACAAGATATCCAGTGTCCAGAGCAGTTGAGAAG GCAGTGGTGACACAACCAGATATAACTCCTCATAAGTTGTTGACAGGCGGGCTGAAGTCTCCCCCTGATTACAACATATTACATCAC gCTCCGTCTGAAAGATCAGTGGCTCTCCCCACATTCGTCCCTCCTCCGCCTGTGAGATTTGCAACAACTGTCTGA
- the etfb gene encoding electron transfer flavoprotein subunit beta — MSGRVLVGVKRVIDYAVKIRVKPDHSGVVTDGVKHSMNPFCEIAVEEAVKLKEKKLIKEVVAVSCGPQQVQETIRTALAMGADRGIHVEVSGKDYDTLGPLQVSKIMAALAKKEEAQLVILGKQAIDDDCNQTGQMTAALLDWPQGTFASEVTLEGDKMKVVREIDGGLETIRINTPAVVTADLRLNTPRYATLPNIMKAKKKKIANVKPADLGVELTSRVEVLRVDEPPQRLAGMKVETVDDLVGKLKEAGRI, encoded by the exons ATGTCTGGCCGTGTTCTTGTTGGAGTTAAGCGTGTTATTGACTACGCAGTCAAG atTCGCGTGAAGCCGGACCACAGCGGCGTGGTGACGGATGGTGTGAAGCACTCAATGAACCCCTTCTGTGAGATCGCCGTGGAGGAGGCGGTCAAGCTGAAGGAGAAGAAGCTGATTAAGGAGGTGGTGGCTGTCAGCTGTGGGCCGCAGCAAGTACAG GAGACCATCCGTACTGCCCTCGCCATGGGGGCGGACCGTGGCATCCATGTGGAAGTGTCTGGGAAGGACTACGACACCTTGGGACCCCTGCAGGTCTCCAAGATCATGGCTGCTCTGGCCAAGAAGGAGGAGGCGCAACTCGTTATCCTCGGCAAACAG GCCATTGATGATGACTGCAATCAGACTGGCCAGATGACAGCAGCCTTACTGGACTGGCCTCAG GGCACCTTTGCATCTGAGGTGACACTGGAAGGAGACAAGATGAAAGTGGTGAGGGAGATTGACGGCGGCCTGGAGACCATCAGGATCAACACACCAGCAGTGGTGACCGCAGACCTTCGACTCAACACCCCCAGATATGCCACCCTGCCCAATATCATG AaagcgaagaagaagaagatcgcCAACGTGAAGCCTGCAGACCTGGGGGTGGAGCTGACATCGCGGGTGGAGGTGCTGAGAGTGGACGAGCCCCCTCAGAGACTGGCAGGCATGAAGGTGGAGACGGTGGACGACTTGGTGGGCAAGCTGAAGGAGGCGGGGAGGATATAG
- the hamp gene encoding hepcidin-1 — MKAFSIAVAVTLVLAFICILESSAVPFTGVQELEEAGSNDTPVAAHQEMSMESWMMPNHIRQKRQSHLSLCRWCCNCCRFNKGCGFCCRF; from the exons atgaaggcaTTCAGCATTGCAGTTGCAGTGACACTCGTGCTCGCCTTTATTTGCATTCTGGAGAGCTCTGCTGTCCCATTCACCGGG GTGCaagagctggaggaggcagggagCAATGACACTCCAGTTGCGGCACATCAAGAGATGTCAATGGAATCGTGGATG ATGCCAAACCACATCAGGCAGAAGCGTCAGAGCCACCTCTCTTTGTGCCGCTGGTGCTGCAACTGCTGCAGGTTCAACAAGGGCTGCGgcttctgctgcaggttctga
- the vsig10l gene encoding V-set and immunoglobulin domain-containing protein 10-like isoform X2, whose amino-acid sequence MTWLSTILLALMLSVTFQGAHCDLQVSPPGPTLVNAQVGRNVTLAVSFSGASDPVVRWFMGNLPVVTWTIGSSTPPDIPNVHNEVLKIEPDGSLVFVNVQLDYSNNYTMEITKSGLGTASASFILKVYESIQNVTLSTQPDYATEGVDKFTLQYSTLQGEAEQWMWFFSGVEIKTNSHYSVEQKSLVINRPKRNDTGRYTLFLANPFSDVTTHKNVTVLYGPDEPILEASPAQSFYVSGDSLSLSCQAEGFPQPSAEWVFGGQTLSDSHKGVLNLTNVQPSQGGVYTCKLLNEKSGARRQRNMTVYIYEKPLGNPLCSVHSVNNNDLQYHCHWSGGAPKAQLSFPALSNSSSGAGHLSLTVTASDDLNGKTVTCIADHPLQQNKCNITARTPVEFLPSVRTTVDLEGKVVVTIQCISEASPKAVVTWSRGSEVVTNGTKYQISADTTQLRIRDYNISSFLLKNYTCTCRNPLGSQRRDTLLQGPTISDSSLFSNQDGTVITLTWEVPPTSVVTGFDIQMKGPDLLSDNHNGSQTKGGSNEYRSIQRKPGSARSADVSVLDPKSIYRFRVIPRAGMTEGEPSETHRIGPGEGLSGPAIAGIAAGIPCSLLFLLLLIGLIYFCVYYFKKKSRQTRYPVSRAVEKAVVTQPDITPHKLLTGGLKSPPDYNILHHVGSV is encoded by the exons ATGACGTGGCTAAGTACAATTTTGCTGGCGTTGATGCTTAGCGTTACTTTTCAAG GTGCACACTGTGACCTGCAGGTTTCCCCCCCTGGCCCTACTCTGGTCAATGCCCAAGTTGGCAGAAATGTGACACTGGCTGTGTCCTTCAGTGGTGCTTCTGACCCTGTGGTTAGGTGGTTTATGGGTAATTTACCTGTGGTCACCTGGACTATTGGCTCCAGCACTCCCCCAGACATACCCAATGTCCACAATGAGGTGCTGAAGATCGAGCCAGATGGATCCCTTGTCTTTGTAAATGTGCAGCTTGACTACAGCAACAACTACACCATGGAGATAACAAAGTCTGGACTGGGCACAGCCTCTGCGAGTTTCATTCTGAAAGTATATG AATCCATCCAGAATGTGACTCTGAGCACACAGCCTGATTATGCCACGGAGGGAGTTGACAAGTTCACCCTGCAGTATAGCACGCTGCAAGGAGAGGCTGAGCAGTGGATGTGGTTCTTCAGTGGCGTGGAGATAAAGACCAACTCGCACTACTCGGTGGAGCAGAAGAGCCTTGTGATCAATCGGCCGAAACGAAACGACACCGGGCGATACACCTTGTTCCTGGCGAACCCCTTCAGCGATGTAACGACCCACAAGAATGTCACTGTGCTGT ATGGACCAGACGAGCCGATACTCGAGGCCAGTCCAGCGCAGTCCTTCTATGTGTCTGGGGATTCGCTCAGCCTCTCCTGTCAGGCAGAGGGATTCCCACAGCCGTCTGCGGAATGGGTCTTTGGTGGTCAGACGCTCTCTGATTCCCACAAAGGAGTCCTGAATCTGACCAATGTGCAGCCGAGTCAGGGGGGCGTGTACACCTGCAAGCTGCTCAATGAGAAGAGTGGAGCACGCCGCCAGAGGAACATGACTGTATACATTTATG AGAAGCCGCTGGGCAACCCGCTGTGCTCTGTGCATTCGGTGAATAACAATGACCTGCAGTACCACTGTCACTGGTCAGGGGGCGCTCCAAAGGCCCAGCTCTCCTTCCCAGCTctgagcaacagcagcagtggggCTGGGCACCTCAGCCTGACTGTGACTGCTTCAGACGACCTCAATGGGAAAACCGTCACTTGCATTGCAGACCACCCTCTCCAGCAGAATAAGTGTAATATTACGGCAC GTACTCCAGTGGAGTTCTTGCCAAGTGTCAGAACCACAGTTGACTTGGAGGGCAAAGTAGTGGTCACCATCCAGTGTATCAGTGAAGCCTCTCCTAAAGCTGTGGTCACATGGTCCAGAGGGAGCGAGGTTGTAACCAACGGGACAAAATACCAGATCAGCGCTGACACCACGCAGCTCAGGATTCGAGATTACAACATCAGCAGCTTTCTCCTCAAAAACTACACCTGTACCTGCCGCAACCCGCTGGGCAGCCAGAGAAGGGACACTCTGCTGCAAG gaccGACCATCTCAGATTCCAGTCTGTTCTCTAATCAAGATGGAACCGTCATCACGCTGACCTGGGAGGTCCCGCCTACCTCTGTCGTTACAG GTTTTGACATCCAAATGAAAGGACCAGATCTCCTCAGTGACAATCATAACGGCAGTCAAACTAAGGGCGGCTCAAATGAATATCGCTCCATTCAGCGGAAACCCGGCTCTGCTCGGAGCGCGGACGTCTCGGTCCTGGATCCCAAATCAATATACAGGTTTCGGGTCATCCCCCGAGCTGGAATGACTGAGGGAGAACCGTCCGAGACCCACAGAATTGGACCAG GTGAGGGGCTGAGCGGCCCGGCAATTGCCGGCATTGCAGCTGGAATTCCCtgcagcctcctcttcctcctcctcctcatcggcCTCATCTACTTCTGTGTCTACTACTTCAAGAAGAAAA GTCGGCAGACAAGATATCCAGTGTCCAGAGCAGTTGAGAAG GCAGTGGTGACACAACCAGATATAACTCCTCATAAGTTGTTGACAGGCGGGCTGAAGTCTCCCCCTGATTACAACATATTACATCACGTAG gCTCCGTCTGA